A genomic window from Verrucomicrobiia bacterium includes:
- a CDS encoding VOC family protein yields the protein AKKDRIMHAHLKGGDIDLMASDSDRESFGDSFITLSLNGTDETKLRELYDKLAVGGKNFYPIEMQAWGDLFGSVTDKYNVDWMMNIAAQK from the coding sequence GGCAAAAAAAGACCGTATTATGCACGCCCACTTAAAAGGTGGAGACATTGACCTCATGGCAAGTGACAGCGACCGCGAAAGCTTTGGCGACAGCTTTATTACACTCTCCCTTAACGGCACAGACGAAACCAAGCTCCGTGAGCTCTACGACAAGTTGGCAGTAGGTGGGAAGAACTTTTATCCTATTGAAATGCAGGCTTGGGGCGATCTCTTTGGTAGTGTCACCGACAAATACAATGTGGACTGGATGATGAACATTGCAGCTCAGAAGTAA
- a CDS encoding class F sortase, with translation MPFPKIGVPVRIQIPAIKVDATMQTVGLTKAGDMDVPANIAHVGWYKLSARPGELGTAVLGGHLNGKQGQAGVFIALNAMKAGDTLLVTDDGGLTRTFKVQKVRDYNYDDHPKEVFNSGPGSHMNLITCTGSWDTEIQKFSKRRVVFTTLVE, from the coding sequence ATGCCTTTTCCTAAAATTGGGGTTCCTGTCCGTATCCAAATCCCCGCCATTAAGGTGGATGCTACCATGCAAACGGTTGGCCTCACCAAGGCGGGGGATATGGATGTCCCCGCTAATATCGCTCACGTTGGTTGGTACAAACTGAGTGCGCGCCCAGGAGAGCTTGGTACGGCGGTACTTGGCGGTCACTTAAATGGCAAGCAGGGTCAGGCTGGGGTATTTATTGCCCTGAATGCCATGAAGGCAGGGGATACGCTCTTGGTGACTGACGATGGCGGCCTAACCCGCACATTCAAGGTGCAGAAGGTTAGGGATTACAACTATGACGATCATCCTAAAGAAGTCTTTAACTCTGGGCCAGGTTCGCATATGAACCTCATTACCTGCACAGGTTCTTGGGATACTGAGATCCAGAAGTTTAGTAAGCGGCGTGTTGTGTTTACTACCCTGGTGGAGTAA
- a CDS encoding NAD+ kinase, which produces MVDRFVIVTKRTRLEELVDEYSTEGAAAFTLEMAGDSISRYQREHQQYQRSLDAIYRQLPTDAGVVTVSRSDLPTFLFREKDLVIVCGPDGLFVNLAQYLGDQLVLGINPDPRTIAGNLMPFAAEEVGDVIGRLASGKGRVEELPFVRAATDEQHVVWGINDIFVGRLDHVSARYKISFQGREEHHSSSGVIISTGVGSQAWLRSIVTMVEALTDSRDHLLADLPGITDPELVFVVREPFPSPQTGAYIVTGRVVNDRPLQLTCEMPKGGVFFSDGMVDQAMEWPAGSTLTVSVGERVVRRLVRG; this is translated from the coding sequence ATGGTGGATCGATTTGTTATCGTAACAAAAAGAACCCGCCTGGAAGAGTTGGTTGATGAGTACAGCACCGAGGGCGCAGCGGCGTTCACGTTGGAAATGGCGGGGGATTCAATCTCCCGCTACCAACGGGAGCACCAGCAGTACCAACGGTCGCTCGATGCCATCTACCGTCAGCTTCCTACGGATGCAGGAGTAGTAACGGTGTCACGCTCTGACTTGCCGACCTTTCTCTTCCGGGAGAAAGACCTCGTCATTGTATGTGGTCCCGACGGGTTGTTCGTCAACCTGGCACAGTACTTGGGCGATCAGCTGGTACTGGGTATCAACCCAGATCCCAGGACCATCGCTGGCAACCTTATGCCGTTTGCGGCAGAAGAAGTGGGCGATGTTATCGGCCGCCTTGCTTCTGGCAAGGGCAGGGTTGAAGAGTTGCCGTTTGTAAGGGCGGCCACAGACGAGCAGCACGTGGTCTGGGGCATTAACGATATCTTCGTGGGCCGGTTAGACCATGTCTCGGCCCGCTACAAGATCTCGTTCCAAGGTAGGGAAGAGCACCATTCTTCCAGTGGGGTCATTATCTCCACGGGCGTAGGGTCGCAGGCCTGGCTCCGTTCAATCGTGACCATGGTAGAGGCCCTTACCGACTCTCGCGACCATCTCTTGGCAGACCTGCCAGGCATTACCGACCCAGAGCTGGTGTTTGTCGTACGGGAACCATTCCCGTCCCCGCAAACAGGTGCCTACATTGTCACGGGCAGGGTAGTGAATGACCGGCCGCTGCAGCTCACTTGTGAGATGCCAAAAGGGGGAGTTTTCTTCTCCGATGGTATGGTTGACCAGGCCATGGAGTGGCCGGCGGGCAGCACCTTGACCGTTTCAGTGGGTGAACGTGTTGTTCGCCGGCTGGTAAGGGGTTAG